The DNA sequence TTGGCCACGGCGCCGATATCCTTGCCGATCTCCACCACGCTCTTCTGATCGGCGTCCTTGATGTTCGGCACCACGAGGCCCGCATCGCTGGCCACGGCAATGCCCATGTTCACATAGTGCTTGTACACGATGGTGTCGCCGTCGATCTGGGCGTTCACCACCGGGTAGGCCTTGAGCGCCAGCGTGGCGGCTTTGACGAAGAAGGGCATGAACGAGAGCTTGACGCCCTGCTCCTTCTCGACACGATCCTTGAGTCGCTCACGCAGGGCCGAGATGGCCGTCATGTCGATCTCATTGAACGTCGTCAGATGCGCGGTGGCGTGCTGCGACTGCAGCAGGTTCTCGGCAATGCGCTTGCGGCGCGTGGACATCTTTTCGCGGGTCTCGCGCTGCCCGGCACCAACAGCAGTCGCGGTAACTGCGGGAGCCTGGACGCCAGCAGCCGGCGCGACGGGAGCCCTTACCGCAGCAGCCTGGACGGCGGGGGCTGCCGCGGCGCTCATCACATCCGCCTTGCTCACCACGCCGCCGCGGCCCGTGCCCTGCACGTCGGCCGGGTTGATGCCCGTCTCAGTGGCCAGCCGGGCCGCGGCCGGCGACACCTTGGTTTCAGCAGCGGCAGGGGCCGCCGCAGGTGCAGTCGCCGCAGGTGCAGCCGCCGCAGGCGCCGCGGCAACCGCTCCCGACGCCCCGGCTTCCGGCGCTGCGGCTGCCGGCGTTCCCGCTCCCGCCGTTTGCTGTTGCAGTTCCCCGAGCACGTCGCCTACGGCCACCACGTCGCCCTCACCCTTGGCACGCGACGTCAGCACGCCCGCCTCGAGCGCCGGCACTTCGACCGTGATCTTGTCGGTTTCGAGCTCGACGAGCGCATCGCCCACGGCGACGGCGTCGCCCTCTTTCTTGAGCCAGCGCGAAACGGTCGCCTCGACGATCGATTCGCCAAGGGGGGGAACCTTGATGGACGACATACAGCAATTCCGTGGTGGGAGTCGACTGATCGGAACGAACCCGCAATATAGACAGAGGACCGGCGGGAATGGTCGGCCCTTGTAGATTCTGGAGCCGCGCATTGCGCCGTGGCGCGCCGTGTCATGGCTGTAGCTCGCGTTATGTCCCTCCCTTCCCCTCGCTCTCGCCCCGATGTCGCTGACATCCCCCCGAACGGCTGCTCCCATCGATGGCTGCCACCGCGCGCCTCGGTATCGTCTGCCGCTGCTGCTCACCGCGCTTGCCGTGACCGTTGGCACGGCCACCGGCTCTACGGCCTCCGCGCAGGGAGCGGGCCAGCCCACTCCAGTGACCGAGACTCCACTCGCCAAACCCAACGCCAGCATCGAGGGC is a window from the Gemmatimonas sp. UBA7669 genome containing:
- the odhB gene encoding 2-oxoglutarate dehydrogenase complex dihydrolipoyllysine-residue succinyltransferase codes for the protein MSSIKVPPLGESIVEATVSRWLKKEGDAVAVGDALVELETDKITVEVPALEAGVLTSRAKGEGDVVAVGDVLGELQQQTAGAGTPAAAAPEAGASGAVAAAPAAAAPAATAPAAAPAAAETKVSPAAARLATETGINPADVQGTGRGGVVSKADVMSAAAAPAVQAAAVRAPVAPAAGVQAPAVTATAVGAGQRETREKMSTRRKRIAENLLQSQHATAHLTTFNEIDMTAISALRERLKDRVEKEQGVKLSFMPFFVKAATLALKAYPVVNAQIDGDTIVYKHYVNMGIAVASDAGLVVPNIKDADQKSVVEIGKDIGAVAKRARDGKLSMDDLTGGTFTITNGGVFGSLVSTPIINYPQVGILGLHKIQDRPVAIDGKVEIRPMMYIALSYDHRIIDGQQAVLFLVRVKELMEDPAAMLVY